One Microlunatus soli genomic window carries:
- a CDS encoding ABC transporter permease, translating to MTTAIAPAPESEHEPTPTKIDEPSKVGEIPQWKLMLLRFRRSKLAVASVVVLIFLYLAAIFAPFLSPNDPASVNQDFKYAKPSQLTLNGGPGMCRVTQEVDPINIKTVYKTDCNNAIPIHFFGKGFEYKVLGIIPTDRHLMTVDEGRLLLFGADSNGRDIFSRTIYGARVSMTIGLLGVAIATILGVIIGTISGYAGGRTDNVIQRFIEVIMSIPTLPLWATMAAVMPQDLSVTNRYFLMTIILSLVTWTGLARQMRGKVMAYSASDYVAAARSAGSSHMRIITTHLVPNATSHIVAVSMLQVPATILAETSLSFLGIGMLDPAISWGVLLRDASKLDVLQQYPWILIPGLAVILTITCFQLLGDGIRDAVDPYS from the coding sequence ATGACTACAGCTATCGCACCGGCTCCCGAATCCGAACACGAGCCGACCCCGACCAAGATCGACGAGCCGAGCAAGGTCGGCGAGATTCCGCAGTGGAAGCTGATGCTGCTGCGGTTCCGGCGCAGCAAGCTGGCCGTTGCCAGCGTGGTGGTGTTGATCTTCCTGTACCTGGCGGCGATCTTCGCCCCGTTCCTGTCGCCGAACGACCCCGCATCGGTGAACCAGGACTTCAAGTACGCCAAGCCGAGTCAGCTCACCCTGAACGGTGGTCCGGGCATGTGCCGGGTCACCCAGGAAGTCGACCCGATCAACATCAAGACGGTCTACAAGACCGACTGCAACAACGCGATCCCGATCCACTTCTTCGGCAAGGGTTTCGAATACAAGGTGCTCGGCATCATCCCGACCGACCGGCACCTGATGACGGTCGACGAGGGACGGTTGCTGCTGTTCGGCGCCGACAGCAACGGCCGGGACATCTTCAGCCGGACCATCTACGGCGCCCGGGTCTCGATGACCATCGGTCTGCTCGGCGTAGCGATCGCGACCATCCTCGGCGTGATCATCGGCACCATCTCCGGCTATGCCGGAGGACGGACCGACAACGTCATCCAGCGTTTCATCGAAGTCATCATGTCGATCCCGACCCTGCCGTTGTGGGCGACGATGGCGGCGGTGATGCCTCAAGACCTGTCGGTGACCAACCGGTACTTCCTGATGACGATCATCTTGTCGTTGGTCACCTGGACCGGCCTGGCCAGACAGATGCGCGGCAAGGTGATGGCCTACAGCGCATCGGATTATGTGGCGGCGGCACGATCCGCAGGCTCGTCCCACATGCGGATCATCACCACCCACCTGGTCCCCAACGCCACCAGTCACATCGTGGCGGTGTCGATGCTCCAGGTGCCGGCGACCATCCTGGCCGAGACGTCGCTGTCCTTCCTCGGCATCGGCATGCTCGACCCGGCGATCAGCTGGGGTGTGCTGCTCCGTGATGCATCCAAGCTGGACGTCCTCCAGCAGTACCCCTGGATCCTGATCCCCGGCCTGGCCGTGATCTTGACGATCACCTGCTTCCAGCTGCTGGGTGACGGCATCCGCGATGCGGTCGACCCGTACAGCTGA
- a CDS encoding ABC transporter ATP-binding protein, giving the protein MTTASTATPAAPATGDTDSIISVRDLQVEFPSALGVVRALNGVNFEIPRGKVIGIVGESGCGKSVTARAIMQIIEHPGKITEGTIEFHRPKGESASQMLSEVSSEVDVAKTDSGGIDITKLGPRSDAMRALRGAEIAMIFQEPMTSLNPVYTVGSQIEEAILLHQTSDKRQAKEQAVDMLRQVGMPNPERIADSYPHELSGGMRQRAMIAMALSCHPALLIADEPTTALDVTTEAQILALMRKLKAEIGMSIMFITHNMGVVAQLCDEVIVMYLGRVVERASVDDIFYAPKHPYTRSLLRSIPRIGSAEHSKLETIKGSIPDPYSRVSGCTFHPRCPDFMPGVCDTVIPEETLLAGPTTHGVRCHLYDDEVGSTKASSSDGATDQPTSASRTEA; this is encoded by the coding sequence GTGACTACAGCTTCCACGGCAACGCCGGCCGCTCCTGCGACCGGCGACACCGATTCGATCATCTCGGTCCGCGACCTCCAGGTCGAGTTCCCGTCAGCGCTCGGAGTCGTCCGGGCACTGAACGGGGTCAACTTCGAGATCCCGCGCGGCAAGGTGATCGGCATCGTCGGCGAGAGCGGCTGCGGCAAGAGTGTCACCGCTCGCGCCATCATGCAGATCATCGAGCACCCCGGGAAGATCACCGAGGGCACCATCGAGTTCCACCGCCCCAAGGGCGAGTCGGCCTCGCAGATGCTCAGCGAGGTCTCCTCCGAGGTGGACGTCGCCAAGACCGACTCCGGCGGCATCGACATCACCAAGCTCGGTCCGCGCAGCGACGCGATGCGGGCACTGCGCGGTGCGGAGATCGCGATGATCTTCCAGGAGCCGATGACCTCACTGAACCCGGTGTACACGGTCGGGTCGCAGATCGAGGAGGCGATCCTGCTGCACCAGACCTCGGACAAGCGGCAGGCCAAGGAACAGGCTGTCGACATGCTCCGCCAGGTCGGCATGCCCAATCCGGAACGGATCGCGGACTCCTATCCGCACGAGTTGTCCGGCGGCATGCGGCAGCGCGCGATGATCGCGATGGCGTTGTCCTGCCACCCGGCGCTGTTGATCGCCGACGAGCCGACCACCGCGTTGGACGTCACCACCGAGGCACAGATCCTGGCATTGATGCGCAAGCTGAAGGCCGAGATCGGGATGTCGATCATGTTCATCACCCACAACATGGGCGTCGTGGCGCAGCTCTGCGACGAGGTGATCGTGATGTATCTCGGCCGGGTCGTCGAACGTGCCTCGGTGGACGACATCTTCTACGCACCGAAGCATCCCTACACCCGTTCGCTGTTGCGATCGATCCCCCGGATCGGCTCGGCAGAGCATTCCAAGCTGGAAACGATCAAGGGCTCGATCCCCGACCCGTACAGCCGGGTCTCGGGGTGCACCTTCCACCCGCGCTGCCCCGACTTCATGCCGGGCGTCTGCGACACGGTGATCCCGGAGGAGACCCTGCTGGCCGGACCGACCACGCACGGCGTCCGCTGCCACCTGTACGACGACGAGGTCGGATCGACGAAGGCGTCGTCATCCGACGGTGCGACCGATCAGCCGACCAGCGCGTCGAGGACGGAGGCCTGA
- a CDS encoding ABC transporter permease, with amino-acid sequence MLVFVARRLLYAVITIVAVSLVAFFIIELAPGSALTQEISRLRAQGNIVSTEQVAALEEQYGINDPWIVKYAKWAGGMLHGDFGQSFLYRQPVGDLIWSRLALSFSLALGAIIVAWAIAIPVGVYSATHRYTVPDYIITVIQFVGVAIPEFLLALAVMTAASKWFGIDVGGLNSNEFRNAPWSLDRFVDMLGHLWLPLVVIAVGSTAWLTRVMRANLFDVLGQQYVQTARAKGVAERKVIWKHAVRNALHPLVMTFGSTLSVLISGEAIISIVFALPTTGQALIETLISKDTYVAATLLLFLSMLLVIGNLISDILLAWIDPRVKAAD; translated from the coding sequence GTGCTCGTTTTCGTCGCCCGGCGGTTGCTGTATGCCGTCATCACGATCGTCGCCGTGTCGCTCGTCGCCTTCTTCATCATCGAGTTGGCGCCGGGCTCGGCACTCACCCAGGAGATCTCCCGGCTCCGGGCACAAGGAAACATCGTGTCCACCGAGCAGGTCGCCGCTCTGGAGGAGCAGTACGGCATCAACGATCCGTGGATCGTCAAATACGCCAAGTGGGCCGGCGGCATGCTGCACGGCGACTTCGGCCAGTCGTTCCTGTATCGGCAGCCGGTGGGTGATCTGATCTGGAGCCGGCTGGCGTTGTCGTTCAGCCTGGCGCTGGGCGCGATCATCGTCGCCTGGGCGATCGCCATCCCGGTCGGCGTCTACTCCGCGACCCATCGCTACACGGTGCCGGACTACATCATCACGGTGATCCAGTTCGTCGGCGTGGCGATCCCGGAGTTCCTGTTGGCGTTGGCGGTGATGACCGCAGCGTCGAAATGGTTCGGGATCGACGTCGGAGGGTTGAACTCCAACGAGTTCAGAAACGCTCCGTGGAGTCTGGACAGATTCGTCGACATGCTCGGGCACCTGTGGTTACCACTGGTGGTGATCGCGGTCGGCAGTACGGCCTGGCTGACCCGCGTGATGCGGGCGAACCTGTTCGACGTGCTCGGCCAGCAGTACGTGCAGACCGCGCGTGCCAAGGGTGTTGCCGAACGCAAGGTGATCTGGAAGCACGCGGTCCGCAATGCGCTGCACCCGTTGGTGATGACGTTCGGTTCGACCCTGTCGGTGTTGATCTCCGGTGAGGCGATCATCTCGATCGTCTTCGCCCTGCCCACCACCGGCCAGGCCTTGATCGAGACCTTGATCAGTAAGGACACCTATGTCGCGGCGACCTTGCTGTTGTTCCTGTCGATGCTGTTGGTGATCGGCAACCTGATCTCCGACATCCTGCTCGCCTGGATCGATCCACGCGTCAAGGCCGCGGACTGA
- a CDS encoding SLC13 family permease, with the protein MDFGELFGRVGPILAFLVCITVIAELSDLIGVFRALAYGAARLARGSVLALWLLVVVVATVSAAVLSLDTTAVLITPVVLVLARRLGLSLGLFAFTAVWLANTASLIFPVSNLTNLLAMSWLAGDTVGRPDLSTMGGFAGLMWPPAAAAWLITVVALMVIYRRRLRGRYQLPGWRPVSDRVLFVVAAVVCAALGPAFAVGVDVTVAAAVGAAILVLAYLLRRPRALTWKLLPWKMVLGVAALFVVVQFAHDHGLATMLATLAGRGDSWPALLRFSAVAAGGSNLIDNLPAYLALEPLADSPVRMAALLVGVNAGPLILPWGSLATLLWAARCRSAGVRISWAKFAVRGLILVPLLLLGSTAAISLT; encoded by the coding sequence GTGGACTTCGGCGAGCTGTTCGGCCGGGTCGGCCCGATCCTGGCGTTCCTGGTCTGCATCACCGTCATCGCCGAGTTGTCCGACCTGATCGGTGTGTTCCGGGCACTGGCCTACGGAGCCGCCCGGCTGGCCCGCGGGTCGGTGCTGGCGCTGTGGCTGCTGGTCGTCGTGGTGGCGACCGTTTCGGCCGCGGTCCTGTCGCTGGACACCACGGCGGTGCTGATCACACCGGTGGTGTTGGTGCTGGCTCGCCGGCTCGGGCTCAGTCTCGGCCTGTTCGCCTTCACCGCGGTCTGGCTGGCCAACACCGCGTCGCTGATCTTCCCGGTGTCCAATCTGACCAATCTGTTGGCGATGTCGTGGCTGGCCGGCGACACGGTCGGTCGTCCCGATCTGTCGACGATGGGCGGGTTCGCCGGGCTGATGTGGCCGCCGGCCGCCGCGGCCTGGTTGATCACCGTTGTCGCCCTGATGGTCATCTATCGCCGCCGGCTCCGCGGCCGCTATCAGCTGCCCGGCTGGCGCCCGGTGAGTGATCGCGTGTTGTTCGTGGTCGCCGCGGTGGTGTGCGCCGCGCTCGGCCCCGCCTTCGCGGTGGGAGTCGATGTGACCGTCGCCGCGGCGGTCGGGGCGGCGATCCTGGTGCTGGCCTATCTGCTCCGGCGGCCGCGTGCCCTGACCTGGAAGTTGCTGCCGTGGAAGATGGTGCTCGGCGTCGCGGCCCTGTTCGTGGTCGTCCAGTTCGCCCACGATCACGGTCTGGCGACGATGCTCGCGACGCTGGCCGGCCGCGGTGACTCCTGGCCGGCATTGCTGCGTTTCAGCGCCGTCGCGGCCGGCGGGTCGAACCTGATCGACAATCTGCCGGCGTATCTGGCGTTGGAGCCGCTGGCCGACTCCCCGGTGCGGATGGCGGCGTTGCTGGTCGGCGTGAACGCCGGGCCGTTGATCCTGCCCTGGGGGAGCCTGGCGACCCTGCTGTGGGCCGCTCGCTGCCGGTCGGCCGGGGTCCGGATCAGCTGGGCGAAGTTCGCCGTCCGCGGGCTGATTCTGGTACCCCTGTTGCTGCTCGGCAGCACTGCCGCCATCTCGCTCACCTGA
- a CDS encoding YhjD/YihY/BrkB family envelope integrity protein produces MSELKEQATKITSRPVIAHLLRANTRFGERLGNQFGAAITYFSVLAIVPIIMFAFSVLGFILVVAMPQLMDETLGKINEALGSMDAGTRKSISGVIENALKNYAAIGIVGALSALYSGAGWMGNLKDAVRAQWRPSFDMQVKKQNFLIKTLSNLVILLGLLIMMAVTFGIASVSTALSDNIIGWIGLDDVGWLRPVLKLVPILVSVGAGWLIFMYLYIVLPETREPWKFVRRGALIGAIGLGVLQYLTSFLISKFAGNPAAALFGPVIALMLFFNLFARLILFVAAWIGTAEHPAEPVFAQDPDQISAADAQVIDELPAGAAAAQTDAAAAESGTSGTEAGDRDTEQSTDQTGGGSRPEAGPPQQAPEVTTSPDDPRGPWSKTPGLVPTPVAARSVKIGTRAGYLVGVATGVGAGSVIAQLIRKLPRRR; encoded by the coding sequence ATGTCCGAGCTGAAGGAACAGGCGACGAAGATCACCAGCCGGCCGGTGATCGCGCATCTGCTCCGGGCGAACACGCGATTCGGTGAACGCCTCGGCAACCAGTTCGGGGCCGCGATCACGTACTTCTCGGTGTTGGCGATCGTCCCGATCATCATGTTCGCGTTCTCGGTCCTGGGATTCATCCTGGTGGTCGCCATGCCGCAGCTGATGGACGAGACGTTGGGCAAGATCAACGAGGCGTTGGGCAGCATGGATGCCGGCACCCGGAAGAGCATCAGCGGGGTGATCGAGAACGCGTTGAAGAACTACGCGGCGATCGGCATCGTCGGCGCTCTGTCGGCGCTGTATTCCGGGGCGGGCTGGATGGGAAACCTGAAAGACGCCGTACGAGCCCAGTGGCGGCCCAGCTTCGACATGCAGGTCAAGAAACAGAACTTCTTGATCAAGACACTGAGCAACCTGGTCATCCTGCTCGGGCTGTTGATCATGATGGCGGTGACGTTCGGCATCGCATCGGTGTCGACCGCGCTGAGCGACAACATCATTGGCTGGATCGGACTGGACGACGTCGGCTGGCTCCGTCCGGTGCTGAAGCTGGTGCCGATCCTGGTCTCGGTCGGTGCCGGCTGGTTGATCTTCATGTACCTCTACATCGTGTTGCCCGAGACCCGCGAACCGTGGAAGTTCGTTCGTCGCGGGGCGTTGATCGGCGCCATCGGGTTGGGAGTGCTGCAGTATCTGACCAGCTTCTTGATCAGCAAGTTCGCCGGGAATCCTGCGGCGGCTCTGTTCGGGCCGGTGATCGCACTGATGCTGTTCTTCAACCTGTTCGCCCGCCTGATCCTGTTCGTCGCCGCCTGGATCGGCACCGCCGAGCACCCCGCCGAACCGGTGTTCGCCCAGGATCCGGATCAGATTTCGGCCGCCGACGCGCAGGTCATCGACGAGCTGCCTGCGGGTGCGGCCGCTGCACAGACGGATGCTGCTGCCGCAGAGAGCGGCACCTCGGGTACCGAAGCGGGGGATCGGGACACCGAGCAATCCACCGATCAAACAGGGGGCGGATCTCGACCTGAGGCAGGTCCTCCACAGCAGGCCCCCGAGGTCACGACCTCACCGGACGATCCACGCGGCCCGTGGTCGAAGACCCCCGGTCTGGTCCCGACGCCTGTCGCGGCCCGCTCGGTCAAGATCGGCACCCGCGCCGGCTACCTGGTCGGCGTCGCCACCGGAGTCGGAGCCGGATCGGTCATCGCCCAGCTGATCAGAAAGCTGCCGCGCCGTCGATGA
- a CDS encoding 4a-hydroxytetrahydrobiopterin dehydratase: MSRTLDTAEITRQLQDLPDWKADGDQIAADFTFDDFGAAMVFVNRVAEMAEEENHHPDIDIRWNKVHLVLTSHDAGGLTQRDIEMAHRISRGE; this comes from the coding sequence ATGAGCCGGACACTGGATACAGCAGAGATCACCCGGCAGTTGCAGGATCTGCCGGACTGGAAGGCCGACGGCGACCAGATCGCCGCCGACTTCACCTTCGACGACTTCGGTGCCGCGATGGTCTTCGTGAACCGCGTCGCCGAGATGGCCGAGGAGGAGAACCACCACCCCGACATCGACATCCGCTGGAACAAGGTCCATCTGGTCCTGACCAGTCACGATGCCGGCGGTCTCACCCAGCGCGACATCGAGATGGCGCACCGGATCAGCCGCGGCGAGTAG
- a CDS encoding ABC transporter substrate-binding protein, producing MDASQITRRSFLYGSALVAGTAALAACSSGDNSPGGNSGDGGGASGAKGSETKALPKPGKFQQAPTVDKSLPAVEERLPENPYVIPHRWVKAGKYGGKLNMNTFSTQGAVKADSDRNFFYGHSPLRWLNDGKDIGPGIVEKWESNDDASEWTFHFRKGLKWSDGKDFSTDNIMFWWDNFIIDQKMAQTPPDEARSGKGTLAKFKPVDEYTLTMTFDAPAPLTADRMAMWVNGNIGKNGPIWVMPSHYLKQFHPKYNKKVKADWDTVGGLMEQKADWHRNPDCPTLTGYKCKTFDSNKGVVLERNPYYWCVMPNGDQLPYIDEIQISIVTDPEAGKLQVQQGSVDVCHGNYNQVFLGDVQGIRDSAAKANTEVTLWDSGSGTGSIFFFNYDYPDDDLRKLIREPKFRQAISHAFNREAVRKSVYFNTGEPTTGTLSPKAIEYTVNDTGKQAYKSWRDAYVEHNPDKAKKMLDELGLKEGSDGVRKLPNGKPLKLRLDYQADESNEHKTKDNQLVSDLKAVGLTMELNPIPPQTYDDQWKTGKLMAHSNWEVGDGPNHLVYPQWLVPIEYTRYCPLEGQWYQQLGTKTAGTEEDVDPWKRHPPRMEPEQDGPIRKLWDIYDKSKVEPDEMKRYQQVWDMIKIHISDGPFFMGSVANYPQVEVIKKDLRNFPRKENLAQGGMVNPWIHPTPAVYDTETWYWEDPTKHE from the coding sequence ATGGACGCTTCCCAGATCACACGTCGGAGCTTTTTGTACGGCTCCGCGCTGGTAGCCGGTACTGCGGCACTCGCTGCCTGCAGTTCCGGCGACAATTCACCCGGGGGCAACAGCGGCGACGGCGGCGGCGCATCTGGGGCGAAGGGGTCAGAGACCAAGGCACTTCCCAAGCCGGGCAAGTTCCAACAGGCGCCGACGGTGGACAAGAGTCTGCCGGCTGTTGAGGAACGACTCCCGGAAAATCCGTACGTCATTCCGCACCGCTGGGTCAAGGCCGGCAAGTACGGCGGCAAGCTGAACATGAACACGTTCTCCACCCAGGGCGCGGTCAAGGCCGACTCGGACCGCAACTTCTTCTACGGGCATTCCCCGTTGCGGTGGCTCAACGACGGCAAGGACATCGGTCCCGGCATCGTCGAGAAGTGGGAGTCCAACGACGACGCCTCGGAGTGGACCTTCCACTTCCGCAAGGGCTTGAAATGGTCGGACGGCAAGGACTTCAGCACCGACAACATCATGTTCTGGTGGGACAACTTCATCATCGACCAGAAGATGGCCCAGACTCCGCCGGACGAAGCACGCTCCGGCAAGGGCACGCTGGCCAAGTTCAAACCGGTCGACGAGTACACCCTGACGATGACCTTCGACGCCCCGGCACCGCTGACCGCGGACCGGATGGCGATGTGGGTCAACGGCAACATCGGGAAGAATGGCCCGATCTGGGTGATGCCGAGCCATTATCTGAAGCAGTTCCACCCGAAGTACAACAAGAAGGTCAAGGCCGACTGGGACACCGTCGGTGGCCTGATGGAACAGAAGGCCGACTGGCACCGCAACCCGGACTGCCCGACGCTGACCGGCTACAAGTGCAAGACCTTCGACTCCAACAAGGGCGTCGTGCTGGAGCGCAACCCGTACTACTGGTGCGTGATGCCCAACGGCGACCAGCTGCCCTACATCGACGAGATCCAGATCAGCATCGTCACCGACCCCGAGGCCGGCAAGCTGCAGGTCCAGCAGGGCTCGGTCGATGTCTGCCACGGCAACTACAACCAGGTGTTCCTGGGTGATGTCCAGGGCATCCGGGACAGCGCCGCCAAGGCCAACACCGAGGTCACCCTGTGGGACAGCGGATCGGGCACCGGGTCGATCTTCTTCTTCAACTACGACTACCCCGACGACGACCTGCGCAAGCTGATCCGGGAGCCGAAGTTCCGGCAGGCCATCTCACACGCCTTCAACCGGGAGGCGGTCCGCAAGTCGGTCTACTTCAACACCGGCGAGCCGACGACCGGCACCCTCAGCCCGAAGGCGATCGAGTACACCGTCAACGACACCGGCAAGCAGGCCTACAAGAGCTGGCGCGACGCCTATGTGGAGCACAACCCGGACAAGGCCAAGAAGATGCTCGACGAGCTCGGCCTGAAGGAAGGCAGTGACGGCGTCCGGAAGCTGCCCAACGGCAAACCGCTCAAGCTGCGGCTGGATTACCAGGCCGATGAGTCCAACGAGCACAAGACCAAGGACAACCAGCTGGTTTCGGACCTGAAGGCCGTCGGTCTGACGATGGAATTGAACCCGATCCCACCACAGACCTACGACGATCAGTGGAAGACCGGCAAGCTGATGGCGCACAGCAACTGGGAGGTCGGCGACGGGCCCAACCACCTGGTCTACCCGCAGTGGCTGGTGCCGATCGAGTACACCCGCTACTGCCCGCTGGAAGGCCAGTGGTACCAGCAGCTCGGCACCAAGACCGCCGGCACCGAGGAAGATGTCGATCCCTGGAAGCGGCACCCACCGCGGATGGAGCCGGAGCAGGATGGCCCGATCAGGAAGCTGTGGGACATCTACGACAAGTCCAAGGTCGAGCCGGACGAGATGAAGCGGTACCAGCAGGTCTGGGACATGATCAAGATCCACATCTCCGACGGTCCGTTCTTCATGGGATCGGTGGCCAACTACCCGCAGGTCGAGGTGATCAAGAAGGATCTGCGAAACTTCCCGCGCAAGGAGAACCTTGCCCAGGGCGGCATGGTCAACCCGTGGATCCACCCGACCCCGGCGGTCTACGACACCGAGACCTGGTACTGGGAGGATCCGACCAAGCACGAGTAA
- a CDS encoding isochorismatase family protein, whose product MTTLAGRSGTALVVIDVQRDVVAGTYQRDRVVGNIKALVGRARAGGVPVVWVQDFSDQLPKDSAGWQLAPELSRDAPEALVHKHYADAFEDTDLEEVLAAAGSGHLVVVGAQTDECIRSTIHGAMVRGYDVTLVGDAHTTEDLSAWGAPPPEAVIAHTNLYWGNHAAPGRTAAVATTDEVTFAD is encoded by the coding sequence ATGACGACGCTGGCTGGGCGGAGCGGGACGGCTCTGGTGGTGATCGATGTGCAGCGGGATGTGGTTGCGGGCACGTACCAGCGGGATCGGGTGGTCGGCAACATCAAGGCGCTGGTCGGTCGGGCTCGGGCCGGTGGGGTGCCGGTGGTCTGGGTCCAGGATTTCTCCGATCAGCTGCCGAAGGACAGTGCCGGGTGGCAATTGGCGCCGGAGTTGTCCCGGGATGCCCCGGAAGCCTTGGTGCACAAGCACTATGCCGACGCCTTCGAGGACACCGATCTGGAGGAGGTCCTGGCGGCGGCCGGCAGCGGACATCTGGTGGTGGTCGGAGCACAGACCGACGAGTGCATCCGGTCCACGATCCACGGCGCGATGGTCCGCGGCTACGACGTCACCCTGGTCGGTGACGCCCACACCACCGAGGATCTGTCCGCGTGGGGCGCTCCGCCACCGGAGGCGGTGATCGCGCACACCAACCTGTACTGGGGCAATCACGCCGCACCGGGACGTACCGCTGCAGTCGCGACGACCGACGAGGTCACCTTCGCCGACTGA
- a CDS encoding ABC transporter ATP-binding protein — translation MTDTATEAKHVDSEIGAPLLEVTGLKQHFPIKGGVLRRTVGAVKAVDGVDLTVKRGETLAIVGESGCGKSTTGRAILRLLQPTDGEVVFHHPELGAVNVESADNKTMEQIRPRMQIIFQDPFASLDARMTVGRVIAEPLVINKVLKGQALRDRVAELLTMVGLRPEHASRYPHAFSGGQRQRIGIARAIALDPDLIICDEAVSALDVSVQAQVINLLEDLQDRLHLTYVFISHDLSVVEHISDRVAVMYVGRVVEIGNTEDLFYNPKHPYTEALLSALPQPDPRSRTEIVPLTGDVPSPANPPSGCYFHTRCPYAKDICSTDTPPLQEIAGGNGRKVACHFAEELQLNGAVVPSPEAVPDASSGTAENASDNDTDNDTDTDTSKAAAR, via the coding sequence ATGACCGACACGGCAACCGAAGCCAAGCACGTCGACTCCGAGATCGGCGCCCCGCTGCTGGAGGTCACCGGACTCAAGCAGCATTTCCCGATCAAGGGCGGCGTGCTGCGCCGGACGGTCGGCGCGGTCAAGGCCGTCGACGGCGTCGACCTGACGGTGAAACGCGGCGAGACCCTGGCCATCGTCGGCGAGTCCGGCTGCGGCAAGAGCACCACCGGCCGAGCGATCCTGCGGCTGTTGCAGCCCACCGACGGCGAGGTCGTCTTCCATCACCCAGAGCTCGGCGCGGTCAATGTCGAGTCTGCCGACAACAAGACGATGGAACAGATCCGTCCGCGGATGCAGATCATCTTCCAAGATCCGTTCGCCTCGCTGGACGCCCGGATGACCGTCGGCCGGGTGATCGCCGAACCGTTGGTGATCAACAAGGTGCTGAAGGGCCAGGCCCTGCGGGACCGGGTTGCCGAGCTGCTGACCATGGTCGGCCTCCGCCCCGAGCATGCCAGCCGCTATCCGCACGCCTTCTCCGGTGGCCAGCGGCAGCGGATCGGGATCGCCCGGGCGATCGCGCTCGATCCGGACCTGATCATCTGCGACGAGGCGGTGTCGGCCTTGGACGTGTCGGTGCAGGCCCAGGTGATCAACCTGCTGGAGGACCTGCAGGACCGGTTGCACCTGACCTACGTCTTCATCTCCCACGACCTGTCGGTGGTGGAGCACATTTCCGACCGGGTGGCGGTGATGTACGTCGGCCGGGTGGTCGAGATCGGCAACACCGAGGACCTGTTCTACAACCCGAAGCATCCCTACACCGAGGCGTTGTTGTCGGCGCTGCCGCAGCCGGATCCGCGGAGCCGTACCGAGATCGTGCCACTGACCGGTGACGTGCCCAGCCCGGCCAACCCCCCGTCGGGCTGCTACTTCCACACCCGCTGTCCCTACGCCAAGGACATCTGTTCGACCGATACGCCACCGCTGCAGGAGATCGCCGGCGGCAACGGCCGCAAGGTCGCCTGCCACTTCGCCGAGGAACTCCAGCTCAACGGAGCCGTGGTGCCGTCCCCGGAGGCGGTTCCCGATGCGTCCAGCGGCACCGCGGAGAACGCCTCCGACAACGACACGGACAACGACACCGATACCGACACGAGCAAGGCAGCAGCACGATGA